A stretch of Fusarium poae strain DAOMC 252244 chromosome 2, whole genome shotgun sequence DNA encodes these proteins:
- the CEL3B gene encoding glycoside hydrolase 3 (SECRETED:SignalP(1-18)~BUSCO:6310at5125~CAZy:GH3) — protein sequence MWPSQLLCLALQATRVLSRPAEPTHEEYPSPQGEGRGIWKSAYSKAQEFVAHLTLEEKVNVTRGFAADNVCAGNTGTIPRLGWPGLCLHDAGNGVRATDLVNSYPSALHVGASWDKNLTYQRGYYMGKEFKAKGVNVLLGPNVGPLGRTPLGGRNWEGFSVDPYLTGKLSAESIIGHQDAGVIANVKHFIANEQETYRRPYHGIEAVSSNIDDKTLHEYYLWPFVDSVKAGVASVMCAYNRVNGTYACENSKLMNGILKSELEFDGFVLLDWNAQHNLESANAGLDMVMPMGGFWGENLTMAVGNGSVKEDRVTDMATRILAAWYLVGQDNAFPTPGIGMKNLSLPHEQVEARIPESRPTLLEGAIAGHVLVKNENKALPFKKNPKMISVFGYDATVAETKNTGKLFELGYTSSPEMGQAVLGDEHHFDQAARGGTIVSGGRAAANSPPYISDPLSAIQQRAAKDGGWVNWDLSSPDPDVNGASDVCLVFINAMATEGWDRDGLHDDFSDGLILNVASKCANTIVVIHAAGIRLVDQWIDHPNITATIIAHLPGQDSGEALVKLLYGEADFSGKLPYTIAKNESDYTPYEPCGREGDSTDPQCDFTEGVYLDYRSFDNRDITPRYEFGFGLSYTMFDYTSLSIKVGQTGSSAVTGDLWETYATVQATVSNSGERSGEEVAQLYVAIPNSPPKQLRGFEKVKLDKGDSVEIPFEITRRDLSVWDVVKQDWVLQSGNYTIFVGGSSRNLPLTESFTINV from the exons ATGTGGCCTTCTCAATTATTGTGTCTTGCATTGCAAGCGACAAGAGTCTTATCGCGTCCTGCTGAGCCCACCCACGAAGAGTACCCATCTC CACAAGGCGAAGGTAGAGGCATCTGGAAGAGCGCCTACTCTAAAGCTCAAGAATTTGTCGCTCACTTGACACTTGAAGAAAAAGTCAATGTGACGCGTGGTTTTGCCGCCGACAATGTCTGCGCTGGTAACACTGGAACGATACCGCGTTTAGGATGGCCGGGATTATGCCTTCACGATGCTGGCAATGGCGTCAGAGCAACCGACCTTGTGAATTCGTACCCATCTGCTTTACATGTTGGTGCAAGTTGGGATAAGAACTTGACCTACCAGAGGGGCTACTATATGGGAAAAGAGTTCAAGGCCAAAGGAG TAAATGTCCTGCTTGGCCCCAACGTTGGACCTTTGGGAAGAACACCACTTGGTGGTCGCAACTGGGAAGGTTTCTCAGTCGACCCCTACCTCACAGGCAAACTCAGCGCAGAATCCATCATCGGACACCAAGACGCTGGAGTCATTGCCAATGTCAAG CACTTCATCGCAAACGAACAAGAGACTTATCGTCGCCCCTATCACGGCATCGAGGCCGTCTCTTCCAACATTGATGACAAGACTCTTCACGAGTACTATCTCTGGCCCTTCGTCGATTCCGTCAAAGCAGGTGTTGCATCAGTCATGTGCGCGTATAACCGCGTGAATGGTACCTATGCTTGTGAGAACAGCAAGTTGATGAATGGAATCCTCAAGTCTGAGCTTGAATTCGATGGGTTTGTTCTGTTGGATTGGAATGCCCAGCATAATCTTGAAAGCGCAAATGCAGGACTCGACATGGTCATGCCTATGGGGGGATTTTGGGGAGAGAACTTGACCATGGCGGTTGGGAATGGCAGTGTCAAGGAGGACAGGGTTACTGATATGGCTACCAG AATCCTAGCTGCTTGGTATCTCGTCGGCCAAGACAACGCTTTCCCAACTCCGGGCATCGGAATGAAGaacctttctcttcctcacGAACAGGTAGAAGCTCGGATTCCTGAATCACGACCAACGTTGCTCGAAGGGGCCATCGCAGGACATGTACTTGTCAAGAATGAGAACAAGGCGCTTCCTTTCAAGAAGAACCCCAAGATGATCTCCGTCTTTGGATATGATGCCACGGTTGCCGAGACCAAGAACACCGGTAAATTATTCGAGCTTGGATATACGTCTTCGCCAGAGATGGGTCAAGCTGTTCTTGGCGATGAACATCACTTTGATCAAGCTGCAAGAGGAGGAACCATTGTCTCTGGCGGAAGAGCTGCTGCCAATTCGCCCCCATACATCAGCGAT CCCCTCAGTGCTATTCAGCAAAGAGCCGCCAAAGACGGAGGTTGGGTTAATTGGGATCTGTCTTCCCCTGATCCGGATGTCAACGGCGCAAGTGACGTCTGCCTTGTCTTTATCAACGCCATGGCGACAGAAGGCTGGGATCGCGACGGGCTCCATGACGACTTCAGTGATGGTCTGATTCTCAACGTCGCATCCAAGTGCGCAAATACTATAGTAGTCATTCATGCGGCTGGCATTCGTCTGGTCGATCAGTGGATCGACCATCCTAACATCACGGCTACTATCATCGCTCATCTTCCGGGTCAAGATAGTGGCGAAGCCTTGGTGAAACTCCTCTATGGCGAGGCCGACTTTTCGGGAAAGCTACCTTACACCATTGCGAAGAACGAGAGTGATTATACACCGTACGAGCCTTGTGGACGGGAAGGAGATAGTACGGACCCTCAGTGCGATTTTACTGAGGGTGTCTATCTCGATTATCGCTCTTTCGATAACCGTGATATCACACCAAGGTACGAGTTTGGCTTTGGGTTGAGTTACACCATGTTTGATTACACCTCACTCTCCATCAAGGTTGGTCAGACGGGATCTTCTGCCGTCACTGGTGATCTTTGGGAGACATATGCCACTGTTCAAGCCACGGTTTCCAACAGCGGTGAGAGGAGTGGCGAAGAGGTTGCCCAACTCTACGTTGCTATCCCCAACAGTCCTCCCAAGCAACTTCGAGGCTTTGAAAAGGTGAAACTAGACAAGGGCGACTCAGTTGAAATCCCATTCGAGATTACCAGACGTGATCTTAGCGTGTGGGATGTCGTCAAACAGGACTGGGTACTACAGTCTGGTAACTACACGATATTTGTCGGCGGAAGCAGTCGCAATCTCCCATTGACGGAATCCTTCACCATCAATGtttaa
- a CDS encoding hypothetical protein (TransMembrane:1 (o12-33i)) has product MAMSSHLAELYGQTSTSFILTLILSIASSLYLIRRALLPKPIPGIPFNKNAINSIMGDIPEFRAAKNRREWWAVQAVKHQSPLVQVFMKPFGLPWVFVADHFEASDICMRRLKEFDRADVTRQQFGGLTPYHQITLKTSDPQFKRNRELVRDLMSTSFLQQATAPQIHHKFSTLMTLWDRKRQLSGGRPFDISHDIHNAAFDIILGASFGVDSGQGQIGKELDELRSKTTTGGNDDAFEFEHVPFYDKELGCFDILIESFNVSMRSPYPLISHFLYRNLSSKMREANAMRAKLQNREIAKSIERREKGQPQRCALDNMMAREDAIAEKEGRKPDYRSQAILSELLGYLVAGHETTSGVLRWGMKYLTNDQRVQSTLREAFRTGYAEALEQKRVPTMDEVLKAHIPYLDAVIEEILRHARVAPITLIEAVTDTQILGYHIPKGTTIGFLGNGPGVMMPSIPVDPKKRSEASQAHVNKMELFDESNISQFVPERWLTTQTNENGEKVTVFDPNNGPQQAFGLGPRACFGKKLAYMEIKAFFTFVFWEFKLEPVKDELATDEEMVALTRAPKNVYVKLAKVECCG; this is encoded by the exons ATGGCCATGTCGTCTCACCTTGCCGAGTTGTACGGACAAACGTCCACGAGCTTCATCTTGACGCTCATTCTCTCTATTGCCAGTAGTCTCTATCTCATACGACGTGCCCTCCTCCCCAAGCCGATCCCGGGCATCCCATTTAACAAAAATGCAATCAATTCCATCATGGGCGACATACCCGAATTCAGAGCAGCCAAGAACCGTCGCGAGTGGTGGGCAGTACAAGCCGTGAAACACCAATCTCCTTTGGTCCAAGTTTTCATGAAACCCTTTGGACTTCCCTGGGTTTTTGTAGCCGATCATTTTGAAGCATCGGATATCTGTATGCGAAGACTCAAAGAATTTGACCGAGCGGACGTCACAAGGCAGCAATTTGGAGGTCTAACACCATATCATCAAATCACGCTCAAGACATCAGATCCGCAGTTCAAGAGGAATAGAGAACTGGTGCGTGATCTGATGTCAACCAGTTTCCTCCAACAGGCCACAGCTCCTCAAATCCACCACAAGTTCTCGACTCTGATGACCCTTTGGGATCGCAAGAGACAACTATCTGGAGGACGACCATTTGACATTTCGCACGATATACACAATGCGGCATTCGATATAATCCTGGGAGCCTCATTTGGTGTCGATTCTGGACAGGGACAGATCGGAAAAGAGCTTGATGAGCTCAGAAGCAAGACCACGACTGGAGGAAATGATGACGCGTTCGAGTTTGAGCATGTACCATTCTACGATAAAGAACTTGGCTGCTTCGATATTCTTATTGAAAGTTTCAACGTTTCGATGAGATCACCCTACCCACTTATCAGCCACTTCCTGTATCGTAACctgtcatcaaagatgagGGAGGCCAATGCAATGCGTGCTAAGTTGCAAAACCGAGAGATCGCCAAGAGTATTGAGAGAAGGGAAAAGGGACAACCACAACGCTGTGCTTTAGACAACATGATGGCTCGTGAAGACGCGATTGCCGAGAAGGAGGGACGAAAACCAGATTACCGAAGCCAAGCGATTCTCAGCGAG TTACTTGGCTACCTCGTCGCTGGGCATGAGACAACGTCAGGTGTTTTGAGATGGGGAATGAAATACTTGACGAACGATCAGCGTGTTCAGTCAACCCTCCGTGAGGCATTTCGCACGGGCTACGCCGAAGCACTCGAACAGAAGCGCGTTCCAACTATGGACGAGGTTCTGAAAGCCCACATCCCATATCTGGATGCTGTCATTGAGGAGATACTCCGCCACGCACGTGTCGCTCCCATCACTCTCATAGAAGCCGTTACAGACACACAGATTCTCGGTTACCACATCCCCAAGGGCACGACCATTGGCTTTCTAGGAAATGGCCCTGGAGTCATGATGCCGAGTATTCCTGTTGACCCCAAGAAGAGATccgaagcttctcaagcACACGTGAACAAGATGGAACTTTTTGACGAATCGAACATTTCCCAATTTGTTCCAGAGAGATGGCTCACTACACAGACCAACGAGAATGGAGAAAAGGTTACCGTTTTTGATCCTAACAACGGTCCACAGCAAGCGTTTGGCCTGGGTCCTCGTGCATGCTTTGGAAAGAAACTGGCATACATGGAAATCAAGGCCTTCTTTACATTTGTGTTTTGGGAGTTCAAGTTGGAGCCAGTAAAGGATGAGTTGGCAACGGACGAAGAAATGGTTGCGTTAACAAGGGCGCCGAAGAATGTTTATGTCAAGTTGGCAAAGGTTGAATGTTGTGGATAG